One genomic segment of Deinococcus gobiensis I-0 includes these proteins:
- a CDS encoding IS630 family transposase (programmed frameshift), with protein sequence MPPWRPSRLTRSQLEERRLAAQPVLNDPSRVTRDLAQQFGVAEVTIRVWRARIKRNGEEALRASQATGRPEKLTPTQQDEIGLILDGDPRAHGFETSGWTTANIRHVIGVTYGVWLDRAHLSRKLKRWGFSYQRPALRAVERNEDDIASWVRSTMTHWEKKVAEGATLVFLDESGFSLKTTKVRTWGRCGQTPIIPTKLRWEHLSVIGAITTRGQFLHHTHRGAVRSPHVVDFLEHVLRHVAGEVVVVLDRAMIHRSKAVQAFVLLHERLSLVYLPPYAPELNPIELIWADLKRNVVGNFCATSVEVLKKRLTVGWQRIRRKGLPLAFIRGTPFSASLLT encoded by the exons GTGCCTCCCTGGCGGCCTAGCCGCCTCACCCGTAGTCAATTGGAAGAACGACGCCTCGCCGCTCAACCTGTGTTGAATGACCCCAGTCGCGTGACCCGGGACCTGGCGCAGCAGTTCGGCGTCGCTGAAGTCACCATCCGGGTCTGGCGGGCCCGCATCAAGCGGAACGGTGAGGAAGCGCTCCGCGCTTCCCAGGCCACCGGCCGACCCGAAAAACTCACGCCCACGCAGCAGGACGAGATCGGTCTGATCCTCGATGGTGATCCCCGAGCACATGGCTTCGAGACCAGCGGGTGGACCACAGCAAACATTCGGCATGTCATCGGCGTGACCTACGGCGTCTGGCTTGATCGCGCGCACCTTTCCCGAAAACTGAAACGTTGGGGGTTCTCGTATCAGCGGCCCGCGCTGCGGGCCGTAGAACGGAACGAAGACGACATCGCCAGCTGGGTCCGC TCCACCATGACGCACTGGGAAAAAAAAGTCGCTGAAGGCGCCACGCTCGTGTTTCTGGACGAGAGCGGCTTCAGTCTGAAGACGACGAAGGTCCGCACCTGGGGTCGCTGCGGCCAGACCCCCATCATCCCCACCAAGCTCCGCTGGGAACATCTCTCCGTGATCGGTGCCATCACCACAAGGGGACAGTTTCTGCATCACACGCACCGCGGTGCGGTGCGCTCACCGCACGTCGTGGACTTTCTCGAACATGTCTTGCGGCACGTGGCCGGAGAAGTCGTCGTGGTCCTGGACCGGGCCATGATTCACCGGTCGAAGGCCGTCCAGGCGTTCGTGCTCCTGCACGAACGCCTGTCGCTGGTCTACCTCCCGCCCTATGCGCCCGAACTGAACCCGATTGAATTGATTTGGGCGGATCTCAAGCGGAACGTGGTGGGGAACTTCTGTGCGACATCAGTGGAGGTGTTGAAAAAGCGATTGACGGTCGGGTGGCAGCGTATCCGGCGAAAAGGGCTCCCCCTCGCCTTCATCCGAGGGACGCCCTTCTCCGCATCGTTACTGACTTGA
- a CDS encoding S24 family peptidase, protein MSAGNLAQLPRAFGLSWRQFLSIIIPVYGDYLPYLREVAAPTEGQAVKLRRLRYAGEIGPSKPSLDGEAEVRAIPDFLDIEDYADEDLITLKVTGNSLTCADVKATIPEGSLALFHLRLPPQAGDVLLLWLEQENRSVLKVYRPGASGHTLLESYNGRQIPVVLIEDSPGIVQGVYVGHLSSGRRSQQIRRSGPAH, encoded by the coding sequence ATGAGTGCTGGCAATCTAGCGCAGCTTCCGCGTGCCTTTGGTCTAAGCTGGCGCCAGTTCCTCAGTATCATTATTCCCGTATACGGCGATTATCTCCCATATTTACGTGAAGTGGCTGCTCCTACAGAGGGACAAGCAGTCAAATTAAGGCGATTGCGTTACGCCGGTGAAATCGGACCAAGTAAGCCTAGCCTCGATGGTGAAGCAGAGGTTAGGGCCATTCCAGATTTCTTGGATATTGAAGATTACGCTGATGAGGATTTGATAACCCTTAAGGTGACAGGGAACAGCCTAACTTGTGCGGATGTGAAAGCGACTATTCCAGAGGGCAGTTTGGCCCTCTTTCACTTACGTTTACCTCCTCAGGCAGGCGACGTTCTACTTCTATGGCTGGAGCAAGAAAATCGTAGTGTTCTTAAAGTTTATCGGCCTGGTGCATCCGGCCATACTTTGCTGGAGTCATACAATGGCCGTCAGATCCCCGTTGTATTGATTGAGGACAGTCCAGGAATTGTGCAGGGAGTATATGTAGGTCATCTTTCTAGTGGACGCCGCTCACAGCAGATTCGTCGCTCTGGCCCAGCCCATTAA
- a CDS encoding helix-turn-helix domain-containing protein, which yields MTIRDALRAARRGQKRSVESVASAIGVHPNTLRFAESGRTRIASDTLEAWARELGLEIVLQAPSDPAAPIQAMG from the coding sequence ATGACGATCAGAGATGCGCTCCGAGCTGCTCGCCGAGGTCAGAAGCGTTCCGTAGAGTCGGTGGCCTCAGCCATTGGTGTCCACCCCAACACACTCCGATTCGCTGAAAGCGGGCGTACCCGCATTGCCAGTGACACGCTGGAGGCATGGGCACGGGAGTTGGGCCTTGAAATCGTTCTTCAGGCTCCTAGTGACCCCGCTGCACCCATACAGGCGATGGGCTGA
- the dnaB gene encoding replicative DNA helicase: MPVTPRVPPHNLEAELSVLGSVLLDVNTLDGPAMSVLQPETFYREGHRKIFAAQLDLRARGVTPDLVTLTEELMRVGQIDAVGGVTYLIGLSEQTPMAAYAESYAAIVREKWVLRQLISQCGRMMQTAYEAQMPLEDMLGKAAQIGQGLETQLDQGVYDLSEELGAYVDLLHSGAGVVPLSTGLKDLDRKLGGGLFPQTLNILAARPSMGKSALMLNIAESVGAHLARTGEKGQVAIVSLEMPRQSLVARMVATRGRINSGILRSAAKGERPLDESQSDRVMRAAAYLDRAPIKLLDDPAADTNIRILANKLRRMHREAPLRLVVVDYLQLMSTGQENRQQEVSAVSRALKGLARELDCAFLVLSQLARKVEERPNRRPMLSDLRESGGIEQDADVIMFIYRDEYYNPETDKHGIAEIIVGKQRDGEVGTVEVQFQSTHVGFADLAYPQSGSN, translated from the coding sequence CTGCCGGTCACCCCACGTGTGCCGCCACACAACCTGGAAGCGGAATTGTCCGTTCTGGGGAGCGTGTTGCTGGACGTCAACACCCTCGACGGACCAGCCATGAGCGTGCTCCAGCCCGAAACCTTCTACCGGGAGGGGCACAGGAAGATCTTCGCGGCGCAGCTGGACCTGCGGGCCCGGGGGGTAACCCCGGATCTGGTGACCCTCACTGAGGAACTCATGCGGGTGGGGCAGATAGACGCGGTGGGGGGCGTGACCTACCTGATCGGCCTCTCGGAACAGACGCCCATGGCGGCGTATGCCGAGAGCTACGCCGCCATCGTGCGGGAGAAGTGGGTGTTGCGCCAGCTCATCAGCCAGTGCGGGCGCATGATGCAGACCGCGTACGAGGCGCAGATGCCCCTCGAGGACATGCTGGGAAAGGCCGCGCAGATCGGGCAGGGCCTGGAGACGCAGCTGGACCAGGGCGTGTATGACCTCTCCGAAGAGCTGGGTGCCTACGTGGACCTCCTACACAGTGGAGCGGGCGTGGTGCCGCTCTCCACCGGTCTGAAGGACCTGGACAGGAAGCTTGGGGGCGGACTCTTCCCGCAGACGCTGAACATCCTGGCCGCGCGCCCCAGCATGGGCAAGAGTGCCCTGATGCTCAACATCGCCGAGAGCGTAGGCGCCCACCTGGCCAGGACGGGCGAGAAGGGGCAGGTGGCGATCGTGAGCCTGGAGATGCCCCGGCAGAGTCTGGTGGCCCGCATGGTGGCGACGCGGGGACGCATCAACTCGGGCATCCTGCGCAGCGCGGCGAAGGGGGAGCGGCCCCTGGATGAATCCCAGAGCGACCGGGTTATGCGCGCCGCGGCGTACCTGGACCGCGCGCCCATCAAGCTGCTCGACGATCCGGCAGCGGACACGAACATCCGGATCCTGGCGAACAAGCTGCGGCGGATGCACCGGGAGGCGCCCTTGCGCCTGGTGGTGGTGGACTACCTGCAGCTGATGTCAACGGGACAGGAGAACCGGCAGCAGGAGGTCAGCGCGGTGTCGCGGGCGCTCAAGGGACTGGCGCGGGAACTGGACTGCGCGTTCCTGGTGCTCTCGCAGCTCGCGCGCAAGGTGGAGGAGCGCCCGAACCGCCGGCCGATGCTGAGTGACCTGCGGGAGTCGGGGGGGATCGAGCAGGATGCGGACGTGATCATGTTCATCTACCGCGACGAGTACTACAACCCAGAGACCGACAAGCACGGGATTGCGGAGATCATTGTGGGCAAGCAGCGCGATGGGGAAGTAGGTACGGTCGAGGTGCAATTCCAATCGACGCACGTGGGCTTCGCGGATCTGGCCTACCCACAGAGTGGAAGCAACTGA
- a CDS encoding ankyrin repeat domain-containing protein has protein sequence MDQRVVSQIIEAIQQDDYVLVSNLCQTGVDLNVLSDEYQITPLKTAIEFDNIQIALKLLEYGADPNTYYFGLTPLGQAVDLYCLMVQEDPEDNNLSMIKFLINHGASPKLLGSDGTSAIDVAIAYGCQDILDVLESI, from the coding sequence ATGGATCAGAGAGTTGTAAGTCAAATAATTGAGGCGATACAGCAGGACGATTATGTACTCGTATCTAATTTGTGCCAGACTGGTGTTGATCTCAATGTCTTAAGCGATGAATATCAAATTACACCACTCAAGACTGCTATTGAGTTTGATAATATACAAATAGCTCTCAAGCTTTTAGAGTACGGAGCTGATCCTAATACATATTATTTTGGACTTACCCCGTTAGGACAGGCAGTAGATCTATATTGTCTTATGGTTCAAGAAGATCCGGAGGATAATAACTTAAGCATGATAAAGTTTCTAATAAATCATGGGGCATCGCCCAAACTATTAGGATCCGATGGAACAAGTGCCATTGATGTTGCCATAGCATATGGATGTCAAGATATTTTAGATGTTTTGGAAAGTATATAG
- a CDS encoding polymorphic toxin-type HINT domain-containing protein codes for MGNADIYTQDEILTICNNKSGEFYCRQPTTTSYNYSTHEKTYFDNENHLIGKDFIYYNSDNSQSTIKTKYSIDSRGNRLSISERSASSDVLMKLNGYTKKYNQDDQVASFNVSRVQRVGYFDGNSTVTRFNDFRYDPYGQQVISSTGQIADDDKWVNEYGVLRDWNNSHYSDNSLQVIIRKTGAYLYDSYGKYADRVIRTYDTAKAEFRDSTFSVLDNNFSKVQWEGTQPFYISDATIQPLDAPLKSLSESLKLNPLDISPPSLPKLVDPSQIYRDTQTSSQDKSNITNQEYKKPIELNKLNSIELDEVQKHTVLDESKLYLENSDLIVGDRIKKLSQRDIIQLDQNGGESEYWSNICNAYSSSLSEGAECRNNNAKRIYGMSSEELEAKNQQLAKNLMSRIEYSFKNRAVDSDQTFLKSANDLILSIQTTTLLSEGEKMTTLQGLTLKFENNLQYSKDGATSYGRSSEYAPIIKESFIKYIIGTEKVRLKLSDTLKHKEMVMEGLLYESVAELALQDYKNAKNDIVMAALTLPVGEAQILARLLSGASRLKSIGLKAGIKLLPSTMGTVTKAVANDLLSGCRTNSFSSETLVRTAKGLVAISALSIGTPVLAYNEQTHANGYYPITDIITHGTKDQGVTYLTLKDPEQADKAELITTTPEHPFYLAAPIDTQPRPKPQGHDDLSTKWVGAGHLKIGDKIKQADGTTGTVTNVITVQQTQEMFNLTVDEAHTFYVGTNEWLVHNCGPISMAEGLAESTALRNALTVGNKKSFAYADINVTGLDGRMVGWSGKEIKSSTLINRAGVMVANNPTLELQNIKGMLDGERKLLDTLRSRLSPDAKGTINLFIDPPSKANSGYMGACQVCSDAILRFRSDFPGITLNVTSR; via the coding sequence GTGGGTAATGCAGATATATACACTCAGGATGAAATTCTTACAATATGCAATAACAAGTCTGGTGAATTTTATTGTAGGCAACCGACAACTACCTCTTATAACTATTCTACACATGAAAAAACTTATTTTGATAATGAAAATCATCTTATCGGTAAAGACTTTATCTACTATAATAGCGATAATTCTCAATCAACAATTAAGACTAAATACTCGATAGATTCGCGCGGCAACAGGCTCTCTATATCAGAGAGGAGTGCCTCAAGCGATGTACTAATGAAACTTAATGGATATACTAAAAAGTATAATCAAGATGATCAAGTTGCATCTTTTAACGTGTCACGTGTCCAGAGAGTGGGATACTTTGACGGAAATTCTACGGTTACACGGTTCAATGATTTTAGATATGATCCATATGGTCAACAAGTCATATCTTCAACTGGACAGATAGCTGATGACGATAAATGGGTCAATGAGTATGGAGTATTAAGAGATTGGAATAATAGCCATTACTCTGATAACTCTCTACAAGTCATTATTAGAAAAACTGGAGCTTACCTCTATGACTCTTATGGAAAATATGCTGATAGAGTTATAAGGACATACGACACGGCAAAAGCAGAATTTAGAGATTCGACCTTCTCGGTTCTAGATAATAATTTCAGCAAAGTCCAATGGGAGGGAACACAGCCATTCTATATTTCAGATGCTACGATTCAGCCGTTGGATGCACCTCTAAAGTCTCTGAGTGAGAGTCTCAAGCTCAACCCGCTCGATATATCCCCACCCTCTCTTCCCAAACTAGTTGATCCCAGCCAAATATACCGTGATACTCAAACATCTTCACAAGACAAATCGAACATAACCAATCAAGAATATAAAAAACCAATTGAATTGAACAAATTAAATTCAATTGAACTGGATGAAGTACAGAAGCATACTGTCTTGGATGAAAGCAAATTGTATTTAGAGAACTCAGATCTGATTGTTGGCGACAGGATTAAAAAATTAAGCCAGAGAGATATAATTCAATTGGATCAGAATGGTGGAGAGTCTGAATACTGGTCAAATATTTGTAATGCATATAGTTCCTCGTTATCAGAAGGAGCTGAGTGTAGGAATAATAATGCCAAAAGAATCTATGGAATGTCTAGCGAAGAATTAGAAGCTAAGAACCAGCAATTAGCCAAGAATCTGATGAGTAGAATAGAATACTCATTTAAGAATCGCGCAGTAGATTCCGACCAAACATTCCTTAAATCAGCAAATGACTTAATCCTTAGTATTCAGACTACTACTCTCCTTTCTGAAGGTGAGAAGATGACCACACTCCAGGGGTTGACACTGAAATTTGAAAACAATCTACAGTATAGTAAGGATGGTGCCACATCTTATGGTAGATCCAGTGAATATGCACCCATTATTAAAGAGAGCTTCATAAAATACATAATAGGCACGGAAAAAGTAAGGCTTAAGCTATCGGATACACTAAAACATAAGGAAATGGTCATGGAGGGCTTATTATACGAATCTGTAGCTGAACTAGCGCTCCAAGATTATAAAAATGCCAAAAACGATATAGTTATGGCTGCTCTGACTTTGCCTGTAGGTGAGGCGCAGATATTGGCAAGACTATTAAGCGGGGCCAGCAGATTAAAAAGTATTGGCCTCAAGGCGGGAATCAAGCTACTTCCTAGCACTATGGGCACAGTTACCAAAGCTGTAGCTAATGATCTCTTGAGTGGCTGTAGGACAAATTCCTTTTCTTCAGAAACACTTGTTAGAACAGCAAAAGGCTTGGTAGCTATCTCCGCACTCTCGATTGGCACACCCGTACTGGCTTATAATGAACAAACCCATGCAAACGGGTACTACCCGATTACGGACATCATCACCCACGGCACCAAAGACCAGGGCGTTACCTACCTGACCCTCAAGGATCCAGAGCAGGCGGACAAAGCGGAGCTGATCACCACCACCCCCGAGCACCCCTTCTACCTTGCGGCCCCCATCGACACTCAGCCCCGGCCCAAGCCCCAGGGCCATGATGACCTCAGCACCAAGTGGGTCGGTGCCGGCCACCTCAAAATCGGCGATAAAATCAAGCAGGCCGATGGCACGACCGGTACGGTTACCAACGTTATTACGGTCCAGCAGACCCAGGAGATGTTCAACCTCACGGTGGATGAGGCACATACCTTCTACGTTGGGACAAATGAATGGTTGGTGCATAATTGTGGGCCGATTTCGATGGCCGAGGGTCTTGCTGAATCTACCGCCTTACGCAATGCACTTACTGTAGGCAATAAAAAATCGTTTGCTTACGCAGATATTAACGTAACTGGTTTGGATGGTAGAATGGTCGGCTGGAGTGGCAAAGAAATCAAAAGTTCTACTCTAATAAACAGAGCTGGAGTCATGGTTGCTAATAATCCTACACTTGAATTACAGAATATAAAAGGAATGCTAGATGGTGAGAGAAAGCTTCTTGATACATTACGTTCGAGACTATCGCCGGATGCAAAAGGAACAATCAATTTATTTATTGATCCACCAAGTAAAGCCAACTCTGGTTATATGGGAGCATGTCAGGTTTGCTCTGATGCAATCTTGCGTTTTAGAAGTGATTTCCCCGGAATAACCCTAAACGTCACATCGAGGTGA